In the Alkaliphilus oremlandii OhILAs genome, one interval contains:
- the mraY gene encoding phospho-N-acetylmuramoyl-pentapeptide-transferase: MILEHKQMIYTIIIGFFITLILGPLIIPFLKKLKVGQTVREEGPRSHLQKTGTPTIGGLIIIASVLVTSFTAGLINQDLWVAIGAMVAFGLIGFIDDFIKVVLKRSLGLRAYQKMSLQIIVAVFLAIYQSNISVMGTKIIVPFVKGSLTLGSFTIPQYLDLGILYIPFIVFVVVATVNSVNLTDGLDGLASGVTLIVAAFFSILAMEWGYPSLAIFAAAVTGSCLGFLRFNSHPAQVFMGDTGSLALGGAISAVAILMNVALIVPIVGGIYFAEALSVILQVISFKLTGKRIFKMSPLHHHYELSGWAETKVVIVFWIVTVILCLIGMLGLN; the protein is encoded by the coding sequence ATGATATTAGAACATAAGCAGATGATATATACGATTATTATTGGATTTTTTATAACACTGATATTGGGGCCTTTAATCATACCGTTTTTAAAGAAGCTTAAAGTAGGTCAAACCGTTCGGGAGGAAGGGCCAAGAAGTCATCTACAAAAAACGGGTACACCTACCATTGGTGGCCTCATCATCATTGCATCTGTATTGGTGACTTCTTTTACAGCGGGGCTCATCAATCAAGATTTATGGGTTGCTATAGGGGCGATGGTTGCCTTTGGACTTATTGGCTTTATTGATGATTTTATTAAGGTGGTTTTAAAAAGATCTTTAGGGTTAAGAGCCTATCAAAAGATGAGTTTACAAATTATTGTCGCTGTTTTTCTAGCCATCTACCAGTCTAATATTTCTGTTATGGGCACAAAAATAATTGTTCCGTTTGTCAAAGGTAGTTTGACTCTAGGCAGTTTTACTATACCGCAGTATTTAGATTTAGGAATCCTATACATACCTTTTATCGTATTCGTCGTTGTAGCCACTGTTAATAGCGTAAATCTAACGGATGGCCTAGATGGTTTAGCTTCAGGGGTGACGTTGATTGTTGCAGCATTCTTTTCGATTTTAGCCATGGAGTGGGGATATCCTTCTTTAGCTATTTTTGCTGCTGCAGTGACAGGATCCTGTTTAGGATTTTTAAGATTTAACTCCCATCCTGCTCAGGTTTTTATGGGAGATACGGGCTCCTTGGCACTAGGAGGTGCAATTTCAGCAGTGGCTATATTGATGAATGTAGCGCTGATTGTACCCATCGTAGGGGGCATATATTTTGCAGAAGCACTGTCCGTTATTTTACAGGTAATTTCTTTTAAACTTACTGGAAAGCGTATATTTAAGATGAGTCCACTTCACCATCATTATGAATTGAGCGGTTGGGCTGAAACTAAAGTTGTGATCGTGTTTTGGATCGTTACGGTCATCCTATGCTTGATCG